In Treponema sp. OMZ 798, the following proteins share a genomic window:
- a CDS encoding MFS transporter: protein MKAFIIIWFGQFISMLGSALSAFGLGIWIFQKTGSAASFAMSAVCTVLPALLFAPFAGSIADRKKRKAIILLTDSIDAVLKILIVALLIFNKLELWMVYPLVFISGTLGTFQNPAFGASIPMLVPSDKLTQANGLLQFSAAIRNLLAPVIAGFLYPLIELKGLFIIDFASFFFALSSIAFIRIPQPSIEKTKDSLFLAALKDMQYAWNYLIQKKGLMQMIVFFAFLNFIANISIILLGPLMMSVYNSQVYGNVQAGIGLAMILGGLCSSLIPDTKNKIKRILLILALCSIGPIVSGLSLNWLIIAAGFFIFMFPVPYVNTLLMSIFQTKIEGNVLGRVGALMTAILQAIIPIAYLCAGPLADYVFEPLMNEKGRGIGLIFIISGMLLIICCFLMRLNKTVTSIEKRLPDYIDNQ, encoded by the coding sequence ATGAAAGCTTTTATAATTATTTGGTTCGGACAATTTATTTCGATGCTGGGTTCGGCTCTTTCCGCCTTCGGACTTGGGATATGGATTTTTCAAAAAACCGGAAGCGCGGCTTCTTTTGCAATGAGTGCGGTGTGTACGGTCTTACCCGCCCTATTGTTTGCGCCCTTCGCAGGCTCGATTGCCGATAGAAAAAAACGTAAGGCTATTATTCTTCTTACCGACAGCATAGATGCTGTTTTAAAAATTTTAATAGTTGCCCTTCTCATCTTTAACAAACTTGAACTATGGATGGTTTATCCATTAGTTTTTATTTCAGGAACCTTGGGCACCTTCCAAAATCCGGCTTTTGGTGCATCGATTCCCATGCTTGTCCCTTCCGATAAACTTACCCAAGCCAACGGGCTTTTACAGTTTTCAGCCGCAATCCGAAATTTATTGGCTCCGGTCATAGCAGGTTTTTTATATCCTCTTATAGAATTAAAAGGCTTATTTATAATCGACTTTGCTTCATTCTTTTTTGCTTTATCCTCCATTGCTTTTATAAGAATACCTCAGCCTTCAATTGAAAAAACAAAGGACTCCTTATTTTTAGCGGCTCTTAAAGACATGCAATATGCATGGAACTATCTTATACAAAAAAAAGGCTTAATGCAGATGATAGTTTTTTTTGCTTTTTTAAATTTTATTGCAAATATCTCAATAATTTTACTGGGCCCGCTTATGATGAGTGTTTACAACTCTCAAGTTTACGGCAATGTACAAGCAGGGATAGGACTTGCCATGATTTTAGGAGGACTTTGTTCAAGTCTAATTCCGGATACAAAAAATAAGATAAAGCGTATTCTTTTAATTCTAGCTCTGTGCAGCATAGGACCTATAGTTTCAGGCCTAAGTCTAAATTGGCTGATCATTGCAGCCGGCTTTTTTATTTTTATGTTTCCCGTTCCATATGTAAACACACTCTTAATGTCTATTTTTCAAACAAAGATAGAAGGCAATGTTTTAGGAAGGGTTGGAGCGCTTATGACTGCTATTTTACAGGCAATAATACCTATAGCTTATCTATGCGCAGGCCCTCTTGCCGATTATGTTTTTGAACCTCTTATGAATGAAAAGGGACGAGGCATAGGACTCATATTTATTATATCCGGTATGCTGCTAATTATATGTTGTTTCCTTATGCGTTTAAACAAAACCGTAACAAGCATCGAAAAAAGACTTCCCGATTATATAGACAATCAATAA
- a CDS encoding sirohydrochlorin cobaltochelatase — protein sequence MKKALVIASFGTSYADTREKTIDVIEKEAAGRFKNYDVFKAYTSNMVRAILKKRDSINVASPKELIDDLKEKGFSEIYIQPTHIIPGEEYEKLQLENTVLGQPLLHENTDFDEIIKALDLKKPKEDEAIVFMGHGSSHEADKFYDIMQNKLNAMGFENVLIGTVEGSVELKDILPILAERKIKKIELYPFMMVAGDHAHNDMAGDEEDSWYTILKNEGYEVNANLKGLGEFPMIREIIYKSLENTINCSRG from the coding sequence ATGAAAAAAGCCCTTGTTATAGCAAGTTTCGGCACAAGTTATGCCGACACAAGAGAAAAAACAATCGATGTTATCGAAAAAGAAGCTGCCGGCAGGTTTAAAAATTACGATGTTTTTAAGGCCTATACTTCAAACATGGTTAGAGCCATCCTAAAAAAAAGAGACTCTATCAATGTTGCATCTCCTAAAGAACTCATAGACGATTTAAAAGAAAAAGGATTTTCCGAAATTTACATACAGCCGACCCACATAATTCCCGGGGAAGAATATGAAAAGCTGCAACTTGAAAATACGGTTTTAGGTCAGCCCCTCTTACATGAAAATACGGACTTTGACGAAATTATAAAAGCTCTCGATTTAAAAAAGCCCAAAGAGGATGAGGCAATAGTTTTTATGGGTCACGGCTCTTCACATGAGGCAGACAAATTTTATGATATCATGCAAAATAAACTCAATGCAATGGGCTTTGAAAACGTATTGATAGGAACCGTTGAAGGTTCTGTAGAACTAAAAGATATCCTACCTATTCTTGCCGAGCGCAAAATAAAAAAAATTGAACTGTACCCCTTTATGATGGTTGCAGGCGACCATGCCCACAACGATATGGCCGGCGATGAAGAAGACAGCTGGTACACCATTTTAAAAAACGAGGGATACGAAGTTAATGCCAATCTAAAAGGCTTGGGGGAATTCCCGATGATTAGAGAAATAATTTATAAATCTTTAGAAAATACAATCAATTGCAGCAGAGGTTAA
- a CDS encoding precorrin-2 C(20)-methyltransferase, producing the protein MKNIFAVGTGPGATEYLTLQAVKTLENADLIFAPNNKGKNMALDTVREFINDKKVIPLNFPMGSVPREDYKIKAESIIEETKENSNSVILTIGDPMIYSTFLYMMPYFKIPGINLQIISGIPSSVAAAGRAQIPLAEKGEILTITDHLSASILNTSTSIALLKTSKQKNLAIKEFEKNGFDYVYVKRATMEHESILSKNEKEKILEDEDYISLMIAHKIK; encoded by the coding sequence ATGAAAAATATTTTTGCAGTAGGAACAGGCCCCGGAGCTACGGAATATCTTACATTACAGGCAGTCAAAACCCTTGAAAACGCAGATCTTATTTTTGCCCCCAATAACAAGGGAAAAAACATGGCCTTAGATACGGTAAGGGAATTCATAAACGATAAAAAGGTTATTCCCCTTAACTTTCCGATGGGTTCGGTTCCAAGAGAGGATTATAAGATTAAGGCAGAAAGTATAATTGAAGAAACAAAAGAAAATTCAAACTCGGTTATTTTGACCATAGGCGATCCTATGATATACAGCACCTTTCTTTATATGATGCCCTATTTTAAAATTCCTGGAATTAATTTGCAAATTATTTCAGGAATTCCTTCTTCCGTAGCAGCAGCAGGAAGAGCACAAATTCCTCTTGCCGAAAAAGGAGAGATCCTTACAATCACAGACCACTTAAGTGCATCAATTTTAAATACATCTACCTCTATAGCTCTTCTAAAAACATCTAAGCAAAAAAATCTTGCCATAAAAGAATTTGAAAAAAACGGCTTTGACTATGTTTACGTAAAAAGAGCAACAATGGAACATGAATCAATCCTTTCCAAAAATGAAAAAGAAAAAATTTTGGAAGATGAAGATTATATATCCTTAATGATCGCCCATAAAATAAAATGA
- a CDS encoding cobyrinate a,c-diamide synthase, which yields MKGIMISAPNSNSGKTIVSSALLYSLKKEGFDISAFKTGPDQVDRKILEIISGKRAGNLDPFMMGQKGMEFSLNISDSEYALIEGVMGCFDGIGTTPENSSFDTAEKIGSGIVLVYAPQGEMFTIIPKLKGMIDFSKNRIRGIILNKTNPKLYPIYKKMIEDNLELQVLGFFPKIPEFEIEESGLGLDIDERLKDEKFLEVLYKIVKENIDIQKFLNLFQPLKTGTKIDIRKTKTRTAIAMDEAFNLYYSENIFLLEKSTEVSYFSPLKDAKLPDCDFLYFGSGQINKYKEALSKNIPMKTAVKKFAETGGRILAEGEALSYLFEDRDGFKMCGIFQGSVESTRSLHNFGYKQLEFNQDCILGKKGTLLNAAEYHKSKALTTAPTIAIVKKPHSNLSFEDCYVYKNCLGLFQNVHFIYKLENFYNLIQR from the coding sequence ATGAAAGGCATAATGATATCCGCACCGAACAGCAATTCGGGAAAAACCATTGTATCTTCAGCCCTTCTTTATTCTTTAAAAAAAGAAGGCTTTGATATATCGGCCTTTAAAACGGGTCCGGATCAAGTTGACCGGAAGATTCTTGAAATAATTTCAGGTAAACGGGCCGGCAACCTCGACCCCTTTATGATGGGGCAAAAGGGAATGGAATTTTCCCTTAATATCTCCGATTCGGAATATGCTCTGATTGAGGGCGTAATGGGCTGTTTTGACGGAATAGGCACTACTCCGGAAAACTCATCCTTTGATACGGCAGAAAAAATCGGAAGCGGTATCGTATTAGTCTATGCACCTCAAGGCGAAATGTTTACAATTATTCCTAAACTAAAAGGGATGATAGATTTTTCAAAAAACAGAATAAGGGGAATTATACTTAATAAGACCAATCCTAAACTCTATCCTATTTACAAGAAGATGATAGAAGATAACCTTGAACTGCAAGTCTTGGGTTTTTTTCCTAAAATCCCCGAATTCGAAATTGAAGAATCGGGACTTGGTCTCGACATAGATGAAAGGCTCAAGGACGAAAAATTTTTAGAAGTCTTATATAAAATCGTAAAAGAAAATATAGACATTCAAAAATTTTTAAACTTATTTCAGCCTCTTAAAACCGGTACCAAGATAGACATAAGAAAAACGAAGACACGCACTGCAATCGCAATGGATGAGGCCTTTAATTTATACTATTCCGAAAATATATTTTTACTTGAAAAAAGCACTGAGGTCAGTTATTTTTCTCCTCTCAAAGATGCAAAACTGCCTGACTGTGATTTTTTATATTTCGGCAGCGGACAAATAAATAAATACAAGGAAGCTCTTTCAAAAAACATTCCGATGAAAACGGCTGTCAAAAAATTTGCCGAAACCGGAGGACGCATACTGGCTGAAGGCGAAGCTCTCTCCTATCTTTTTGAAGACCGTGACGGTTTTAAAATGTGCGGAATTTTTCAAGGTTCGGTTGAAAGTACACGCAGCCTGCACAATTTCGGATATAAGCAGCTTGAATTTAACCAAGACTGTATTTTAGGAAAAAAGGGAACCCTTTTAAATGCGGCCGAATATCATAAGTCAAAGGCCCTTACTACAGCACCAACTATTGCTATAGTCAAAAAACCACATTCAAATTTAAGCTTTGAGGACTGCTATGTATACAAAAATTGCCTAGGCCTTTTTCAAAACGTTCATTTTATATATAAGCTTGAAAATTTTTATAATCTTATACAAAGATAG
- a CDS encoding HD domain-containing phosphohydrolase, which yields MIEKNKYKELSKEEILVKILETESLIHSVQDVDVLLEQILTEARSVVNADAGSIYIAEGDRLAIRYAQNDTLQKKLPAGKKLPYIFFDFPISNSTIAGCAANTKKLVNVPDVYNIDPSLPFKFGKATDEKTGYKTVSNLTIPILSMSGMLLGVLQVLNALDKDGKPDTFSHDDEIYLSHFASNAGIALEHAFLTRSMVLRMIKMAELRDPKETGMHVNRVANYSVEIYDRWAFNNGIPMSEQTRYRDSLKIASMLHDVGKVAISDTILKKAGKLTDEEFATMKTHTWLGARLFNADESNLDKLSMEIALRHHENWDGTGYPGNIDLQTGKALKIDKNTGYAQGLCGEEIPLGARIVAMADVYDALSSKRSYKDSWTEEDILAEVKNMSGKKFDPQIVEAFFEVLERIQAIKAHFVDE from the coding sequence ATGATAGAGAAAAATAAATACAAAGAGCTGTCAAAAGAAGAAATTCTCGTCAAAATCCTTGAAACGGAATCCTTGATACATAGTGTTCAAGACGTTGATGTTCTGTTGGAACAAATACTTACTGAAGCTAGGAGTGTTGTAAATGCCGATGCCGGCTCAATATATATAGCTGAAGGAGACAGACTTGCCATAAGGTATGCTCAAAATGATACCTTACAAAAAAAACTACCGGCAGGAAAAAAACTCCCTTACATTTTTTTTGATTTTCCCATAAGCAATTCAACCATCGCAGGGTGTGCAGCAAATACAAAAAAACTGGTCAATGTTCCTGATGTATACAATATCGATCCCTCTTTACCCTTTAAGTTCGGAAAAGCTACAGACGAAAAAACAGGTTATAAAACCGTTTCCAATTTAACTATTCCAATTCTTTCTATGTCGGGAATGCTCTTAGGAGTTCTTCAAGTTCTAAATGCCCTCGATAAGGACGGTAAGCCGGACACATTTTCCCATGATGATGAAATCTACTTAAGCCATTTTGCTTCAAATGCGGGCATAGCCCTTGAACATGCCTTTTTAACAAGGTCGATGGTTTTACGCATGATCAAGATGGCTGAGCTTAGGGATCCCAAAGAAACCGGAATGCACGTAAATAGGGTAGCAAACTACTCCGTCGAAATTTATGACAGATGGGCTTTTAATAACGGAATACCTATGTCTGAGCAGACAAGATATCGGGACTCCCTAAAAATAGCATCAATGCTCCATGATGTCGGGAAGGTTGCAATCTCGGACACGATTTTAAAAAAGGCCGGAAAGCTGACCGATGAAGAATTTGCAACTATGAAAACTCACACATGGCTGGGAGCCCGCCTCTTTAATGCAGATGAATCCAATCTTGATAAGCTTTCAATGGAAATAGCGCTCCGTCACCATGAAAACTGGGACGGTACAGGATATCCCGGCAATATAGATTTGCAGACAGGAAAGGCTCTCAAAATAGATAAAAATACGGGATATGCACAAGGCCTTTGCGGAGAAGAGATTCCTCTTGGGGCAAGAATTGTAGCAATGGCCGATGTCTATGATGCCCTTTCATCAAAACGCTCCTACAAAGATTCTTGGACAGAGGAAGATATACTTGCCGAAGTAAAAAATATGAGCGGGAAAAAATTCGATCCTCAAATAGTAGAAGCTTTTTTTGAGGTTTTGGAAAGAATTCAAGCTATTAAGGCTCACTTTGTAGATGAGTAA
- a CDS encoding zinc ribbon domain-containing protein: MGKVLKGHSPKFFCENCGQEVKRNTKVCPHCGRFFASVRCPSCNYMGHTDEFINGCPSCGFAVSSDANKNTKKYHRNKLREYRSKYKSNKYDDPLPWWIYSIVIGSLALLLTYIFYFKV, encoded by the coding sequence ATGGGTAAGGTACTAAAAGGGCATTCACCTAAGTTTTTTTGTGAAAACTGCGGGCAAGAGGTAAAGCGGAATACAAAGGTTTGTCCTCATTGCGGCCGTTTTTTTGCTTCGGTAAGATGCCCTTCTTGTAACTATATGGGGCATACTGATGAATTTATAAACGGATGTCCCTCTTGCGGTTTTGCCGTCAGCTCCGATGCAAATAAGAACACAAAAAAATATCACAGGAATAAGTTAAGAGAATACCGCTCAAAATATAAATCCAATAAATATGATGATCCTCTTCCTTGGTGGATTTACAGCATTGTTATAGGTTCTTTAGCCCTCTTATTAACCTATATTTTTTATTTTAAGGTCTAG
- a CDS encoding FmdB family zinc ribbon protein, translated as MPTYEYVCDSCGHDFEVFQRMSDDPISVCPECGKPVRRVISGGLGINFRGSGFYVNDSSSGPKAASGGCSSCSSSSCATCKH; from the coding sequence ATGCCGACTTATGAGTATGTATGCGATTCTTGCGGTCATGATTTTGAAGTTTTTCAGAGAATGAGTGATGACCCTATCTCTGTCTGTCCTGAGTGCGGTAAGCCTGTAAGAAGGGTTATTTCGGGAGGCTTAGGAATTAATTTTAGAGGATCGGGTTTTTATGTAAATGACTCCTCTTCCGGGCCAAAGGCTGCATCAGGCGGTTGTTCAAGTTGTTCTTCATCGTCATGCGCAACATGTAAGCACTAG
- the ileS gene encoding isoleucine--tRNA ligase — MYKPVDPKVDFAKQEEDVLKFWEKNDVFKKSVSSRDGRDNYIFFDGPPFATGLPHFGHFVPGTIKDIIPRYKTMKGFKVERRFGWDCHGLPVENLIEKELGLNSKTDIEKYGIDKFNEACRASVLRYVKEWRETVTRLGRWIDFENDYKTMDPGFMESIWWVMKSLWEKGLLYEGYYILPYCPRCSTVLSNHELNLGGYKDVHDPAITVRFKTLSPVKTSPAAKAFEGKNALPSETYLLAWTTTPWTLPSNLGLAVGADIDYALIEYDGAHYIIAVPRLEAYFAKNGKEEAKEYKLIWTKKGAELEGLRYEPLFPYFKNLSADEDGKNAEAGQGAFKVLIGDFVTTEDGTGIVHTAPGFGEDDNRIFKGTGVPTVCPVDAECKFTQEVPDYQGLFVKDADKQIMERLKTEGKLFKRAQILHSYPHCWRCSSPLIYRAVASWFVSVTKIKDNLLNANAKINWQPGHIKTGRFGKWLEGARDWAISRNRYWGNPIPIWKCEECGEKICVGSREELKELSGVFPDDMHKHFVDKITIPCKKCGGTMKRVSEVLDCWFESGSMPYAQQHYPFENKEYFEKNFPADFISEGLDQTRGWFYTLTILAAALFDEPAFKNCIVNGLVLAEDGKKMSKSLRNYTDPNEVIKQFGADALRLFLMNSNVVKADDLKYSDDGVRDVLKGILIPFWNSYSFYITYANIDGVKPPRNAKVDGKDEGVEEFLSKLNNPLDLWILSVTEKLVADVTEALDKYDLSQAIPPMVEYIDLLNNWYIRRSRRRFWKSENDGDKAQAYETLYRALKKFSLVAAPVVPFITESIWQNLRTEQDALSIHLADYPEYNGKIRNSELEFKMKTVQKAVSMGRSLRYQFNLKIRQPLKAVEIVTLNPEEKRVLLEMEESIIEELNVKEVIFHEKEDELVEYSAKANFKVLGKELGPLMKKAAAIIEQMNSSEIQNIMEGATLSIDIEGKSVEITADKIVINRIEKASLKIVNEGTLTVGLNTELTEELLMEGYIRDLVRGIQTLRKECGLDVTDRIKLYLSASQKNADNKELEKAFELFKDYVCDETLTVQSSWLKTGDLATSGSIKTSLVEAGDYEWEIGIEKNN, encoded by the coding sequence ATGTATAAGCCTGTAGACCCTAAGGTTGATTTTGCAAAACAAGAAGAAGATGTCTTAAAATTTTGGGAAAAAAATGACGTGTTTAAAAAATCCGTTTCCTCCCGTGACGGACGGGATAATTATATTTTCTTTGACGGCCCTCCTTTTGCCACAGGGCTGCCTCACTTCGGCCACTTTGTGCCCGGAACAATTAAGGATATTATTCCACGATATAAAACGATGAAGGGTTTTAAGGTTGAACGCCGCTTCGGATGGGACTGTCACGGCCTTCCCGTTGAAAACTTAATCGAAAAAGAACTCGGACTTAATTCAAAAACCGACATAGAAAAATACGGTATAGATAAATTTAACGAGGCTTGCCGTGCAAGCGTTTTGCGTTATGTAAAAGAGTGGAGAGAGACCGTTACTCGCTTAGGCCGATGGATCGATTTTGAAAACGATTATAAGACCATGGATCCCGGCTTTATGGAATCCATTTGGTGGGTGATGAAAAGCCTTTGGGAAAAAGGCCTCTTGTATGAGGGCTACTATATTCTTCCCTATTGTCCGAGATGCTCTACTGTTCTTTCAAACCATGAGCTTAACTTGGGAGGTTACAAGGATGTCCACGACCCCGCAATAACGGTACGCTTTAAGACTCTTTCTCCCGTAAAGACTTCTCCTGCCGCTAAGGCCTTTGAGGGGAAAAATGCTCTTCCCTCCGAAACCTACCTTTTGGCATGGACAACCACTCCTTGGACTCTTCCGAGCAACCTCGGCCTTGCTGTGGGTGCCGATATCGATTATGCTTTAATAGAATATGACGGGGCTCACTATATAATTGCCGTTCCACGTCTTGAAGCTTATTTTGCAAAGAACGGAAAAGAAGAAGCAAAAGAGTATAAGCTAATATGGACAAAGAAGGGTGCAGAGCTTGAAGGCTTACGCTATGAGCCCCTCTTTCCTTATTTTAAAAACTTGAGCGCGGACGAAGACGGAAAAAATGCTGAGGCAGGGCAGGGAGCTTTTAAGGTTTTAATAGGCGACTTTGTCACAACCGAGGACGGAACAGGCATTGTTCATACGGCTCCCGGTTTCGGTGAAGACGATAACAGAATATTTAAAGGTACCGGAGTGCCGACTGTCTGCCCCGTCGATGCGGAATGTAAATTCACTCAAGAAGTACCCGACTATCAAGGTCTTTTTGTAAAGGATGCCGACAAGCAAATTATGGAAAGGTTAAAAACCGAAGGCAAACTTTTTAAGCGGGCTCAAATTTTGCACTCCTATCCTCATTGCTGGCGATGTTCAAGTCCCTTGATATACAGGGCTGTTGCAAGCTGGTTCGTTTCTGTTACAAAGATAAAGGACAATCTCCTTAATGCCAACGCAAAAATAAATTGGCAGCCCGGCCATATAAAGACAGGCCGCTTCGGAAAGTGGCTTGAGGGAGCCCGTGACTGGGCTATCAGCCGAAACAGGTATTGGGGAAATCCCATTCCGATTTGGAAGTGTGAAGAATGCGGCGAGAAGATTTGTGTAGGAAGCAGGGAGGAGCTAAAAGAACTTTCAGGAGTCTTCCCCGATGATATGCACAAGCATTTTGTCGATAAGATAACTATTCCCTGTAAAAAATGTGGCGGAACGATGAAGCGTGTAAGCGAAGTTTTGGATTGCTGGTTTGAGTCCGGCTCGATGCCCTATGCACAGCAGCACTATCCTTTTGAAAATAAAGAATACTTTGAAAAAAACTTCCCGGCCGATTTTATTTCCGAAGGCTTGGATCAGACCAGAGGATGGTTTTATACCCTGACGATTTTGGCGGCAGCCCTTTTTGATGAACCTGCCTTTAAAAACTGTATCGTAAACGGTCTTGTACTTGCCGAGGACGGGAAAAAGATGTCCAAGTCCTTACGCAACTACACCGACCCCAACGAGGTTATAAAGCAATTCGGTGCTGATGCCCTCCGTCTCTTTTTGATGAATTCGAATGTCGTAAAGGCTGACGACTTAAAATATTCGGATGACGGAGTACGAGATGTTCTTAAAGGAATTTTAATTCCTTTTTGGAACAGCTACAGTTTCTATATAACCTATGCCAATATCGATGGAGTAAAGCCGCCCCGCAACGCAAAGGTTGACGGAAAGGACGAGGGCGTCGAAGAGTTTTTGAGTAAGCTGAATAATCCTTTAGATCTGTGGATTTTATCGGTAACCGAAAAGCTGGTTGCCGATGTAACGGAAGCCCTCGACAAGTATGATCTATCGCAAGCCATTCCGCCGATGGTCGAATACATTGACCTTTTAAATAACTGGTATATCCGCCGTTCACGCCGCCGATTTTGGAAGAGCGAAAATGACGGGGACAAGGCTCAGGCCTACGAAACCCTATACCGTGCCTTAAAGAAATTCTCCCTTGTTGCCGCTCCTGTAGTACCCTTTATTACCGAAAGCATTTGGCAGAATTTGCGGACAGAACAGGATGCTCTTTCCATCCATCTTGCAGACTACCCTGAGTACAACGGCAAGATAAGAAACAGCGAACTTGAGTTTAAGATGAAAACCGTGCAAAAGGCCGTTTCGATGGGAAGATCCTTACGTTATCAGTTTAACTTAAAGATAAGGCAGCCACTAAAGGCCGTAGAAATAGTAACCCTTAATCCTGAAGAAAAAAGAGTTCTTTTGGAAATGGAAGAAAGCATAATTGAAGAGCTCAATGTTAAAGAGGTTATCTTCCACGAAAAAGAAGATGAGCTTGTCGAGTATTCGGCCAAGGCTAATTTTAAGGTCCTCGGAAAAGAACTGGGCCCTCTTATGAAAAAAGCCGCTGCCATTATCGAGCAGATGAATTCAAGCGAGATTCAAAATATAATGGAGGGGGCCACCTTAAGTATCGACATTGAAGGAAAATCGGTTGAAATAACAGCCGATAAGATCGTAATAAACAGGATCGAAAAAGCTTCTTTAAAAATAGTAAATGAGGGAACCTTAACCGTAGGCCTTAACACAGAGCTGACTGAAGAACTTTTAATGGAAGGTTATATCAGAGACTTGGTAAGAGGTATTCAAACCCTGCGTAAGGAGTGCGGTCTTGATGTTACCGACAGAATTAAACTTTATCTTTCAGCCTCTCAAAAAAATGCCGATAATAAAGAATTAGAAAAAGCCTTTGAGCTTTTTAAGGACTATGTTTGTGATGAAACCTTGACTGTGCAGTCTTCTTGGCTTAAAACCGGAGATTTGGCAACATCAGGCTCAATTAAAACAAGCCTTGTTGAAGCCGGCGATTATGAATGGGAGATTGGAATTGAAAAGAATAATTAG
- a CDS encoding IMP dehydrogenase, whose protein sequence is MAFFYDEPSHTFSEYLLVPRLSGVEHIPQAVSLKTPLTKYKKGKEPKISLNIPLVSSIMQSVSDHNMAIALAREGGLSFIFGSQSIENEAKMVAKVKNYRAGFVESDSNLTPEQTLSDVLDLKDRTDHTTVAVTHDGTGHGKLLGVVTGRDYRIGHTDLNKKVKEFMTPIERLHVAEEGISLKKAQDIIWEFKLNSLPILDKDGRLVAFVFRKDYESNTENPLELLDEKKRYMVGAGINTRDYEERVPTLVEAGADVLCIDSSDGFSDWQKQTIQFVKEKYGDTIPVGAGNVVDADGFNFLADAGADFIKVGIGGGSICITRETKGIGRGQATAVIEVAKARDEYFKKKGIYIPICSDGGIVFDYHITLALAMGSDFCMLGRYFARFDESPTNKVLINGNYMKEYWGEGSARARNWQRYDSGGEKKLSFEEGVDSYVPYAGKLHDNVAVTLNKIRSTMCNCGVLSIPEFQRDAKITLVSSASIIEGGPHDVVLKDMSHSSSSNY, encoded by the coding sequence ATGGCTTTTTTTTATGATGAACCGTCGCATACATTCAGCGAATATTTATTGGTCCCGCGTCTTTCGGGAGTCGAGCACATTCCTCAGGCAGTTTCTCTTAAAACGCCTTTAACAAAATATAAAAAAGGTAAAGAACCTAAAATCAGTTTAAATATTCCTTTGGTCTCTTCGATTATGCAATCCGTTTCCGATCATAATATGGCTATTGCCCTTGCAAGAGAGGGCGGCCTTTCCTTTATTTTCGGCTCTCAATCTATAGAAAACGAAGCTAAGATGGTTGCAAAAGTAAAGAACTATAGGGCCGGTTTTGTAGAAAGCGATTCAAATCTCACACCCGAGCAAACTTTAAGCGATGTCTTAGACTTAAAGGACAGAACCGACCACACCACTGTTGCAGTAACACATGACGGAACAGGGCACGGCAAACTATTAGGCGTAGTTACGGGCAGGGATTACCGCATAGGTCACACAGACTTAAATAAAAAAGTAAAAGAATTTATGACCCCTATCGAACGCCTCCATGTTGCAGAAGAAGGGATAAGCTTAAAAAAGGCCCAAGATATTATCTGGGAGTTTAAACTTAATTCTCTTCCCATTTTGGACAAAGACGGCAGGCTGGTTGCCTTTGTTTTTAGAAAGGATTATGAAAGCAATACCGAAAACCCGCTCGAGCTTCTCGATGAAAAAAAGCGCTACATGGTAGGAGCCGGTATAAATACAAGAGACTATGAAGAGCGTGTGCCCACCCTTGTTGAAGCGGGAGCCGATGTGCTTTGTATCGACTCTTCCGACGGCTTCAGTGATTGGCAAAAGCAAACCATTCAATTTGTAAAAGAAAAATACGGAGATACAATCCCCGTAGGAGCCGGAAACGTTGTCGATGCCGACGGCTTTAACTTTTTAGCTGATGCAGGTGCCGATTTTATCAAGGTAGGAATAGGAGGCGGCTCAATCTGCATTACCCGTGAGACAAAGGGTATAGGAAGAGGTCAGGCCACTGCCGTAATAGAAGTTGCCAAGGCCCGGGATGAGTATTTTAAAAAGAAGGGTATTTATATTCCCATCTGCTCTGACGGAGGAATCGTTTTTGACTATCACATAACCTTAGCCCTTGCTATGGGAAGCGACTTTTGTATGCTCGGCCGCTACTTTGCCCGCTTTGACGAAAGCCCGACAAACAAGGTATTAATTAACGGAAACTATATGAAAGAATACTGGGGAGAAGGTTCCGCAAGAGCCAGAAACTGGCAGAGGTACGATTCGGGCGGGGAGAAAAAACTTTCATTTGAAGAAGGCGTAGACTCCTATGTTCCCTATGCAGGAAAGCTTCACGACAATGTTGCTGTTACCTTAAACAAAATCCGCTCGACTATGTGTAATTGCGGAGTTTTAAGTATTCCCGAATTCCAACGCGATGCCAAAATAACATTAGTTTCTTCGGCAAGTATCATTGAGGGCGGCCCCCACGATGTAGTCTTAAAAGACATGAGCCACTCTTCAAGCTCAAACTATTAA